In the genome of Thermosphaera aggregans DSM 11486, one region contains:
- a CDS encoding tRNA (N(6)-L-threonylcarbamoyladenosine(37)-C(2))-methylthiotransferase, whose product MRVYVETYGCALNRSDEALMKHVLIERGHTIVDNPSNADVVIINTCTVRLDTEQHMLNRISSLRELTQARKGKLIVAGCLPAAQPYKVAKTAPEASLVSPQNSSRIYVAVESDGRVVMLDGVRERDRIGLCFENKVAPIPIQEGCLSNCSFCITKHARRVLVSHTVEAIVKSVETAVRMGAVEIQLTGMDLGTYGMELYGKRYLPELVRRVSTLPGEFRVRIGMINPEHLPPILDELLEAVKSDRRIYRFLHIPLQSGSDKVLKAMNRKYTVDEYRGLIKEVKQKISDVSIATDIIVGHPLEDEEDFEETLKIIRELEFERVHFAGYSVRPNTLSAGMPNIPTRIRKERMLRMLETVEEVGFKVREKYIGLTLPVFITEYSNTWVGRLDNYIPVILMEGDSLKYGITVETVIEKATFYDLRGRVRSS is encoded by the coding sequence ATGAGAGTTTACGTGGAAACATACGGTTGTGCCCTCAACAGGAGCGATGAAGCCTTAATGAAGCATGTTTTAATTGAAAGAGGGCATACTATTGTTGACAACCCCTCTAACGCTGATGTGGTAATAATTAATACTTGCACCGTTAGGCTTGACACGGAGCAACACATGTTGAATAGAATAAGTAGTCTTAGAGAGCTGACTCAAGCTAGGAAGGGTAAACTTATAGTAGCGGGGTGCCTCCCCGCTGCACAACCCTACAAGGTGGCTAAAACTGCTCCAGAGGCAAGCCTGGTCTCCCCGCAAAACTCGTCCAGAATCTATGTAGCAGTAGAGTCTGATGGAAGGGTCGTTATGCTAGACGGGGTCAGGGAAAGGGATCGAATAGGGCTGTGCTTCGAGAATAAGGTTGCCCCAATACCTATTCAAGAAGGATGCTTGAGCAATTGCTCCTTCTGCATAACCAAGCATGCCAGGAGAGTATTGGTCAGCCATACCGTCGAGGCGATCGTGAAATCCGTTGAGACTGCTGTGAGAATGGGTGCTGTTGAGATACAGTTGACGGGCATGGATCTCGGCACCTACGGGATGGAGCTGTACGGTAAGCGGTATCTTCCAGAACTCGTGAGAAGAGTCTCAACGTTGCCGGGAGAGTTCAGGGTGAGAATAGGAATGATCAACCCGGAGCATTTACCACCCATTCTCGACGAGTTGCTGGAAGCAGTAAAATCCGACCGCAGGATTTACAGGTTTCTACACATTCCGTTGCAGTCTGGAAGCGATAAGGTGTTAAAAGCTATGAACAGAAAGTATACTGTTGACGAGTATAGGGGTTTAATCAAAGAGGTGAAGCAGAAAATAAGTGACGTGAGTATTGCAACCGATATCATCGTGGGCCACCCCTTAGAGGATGAGGAGGATTTCGAAGAGACTTTGAAAATAATTAGGGAGTTAGAGTTCGAGAGAGTACACTTTGCAGGTTACAGTGTAAGACCCAACACGCTTTCGGCCGGAATGCCGAACATTCCGACACGCATTAGGAAGGAGAGAATGCTCAGGATGCTTGAAACCGTGGAGGAAGTAGGTTTTAAGGTTAGGGAGAAATATATTGGGTTAACTCTTCCAGTGTTTATCACGGAATACTCTAATACATGGGTTGGCAGGCTCGATAACTACATCCCCGTAATCCTGATGGAAGGAGACTCGCTAAAATATGGAATAACCGTTGAAACAGTGATTGAAAAAGCTACATTCTACGACCTGAGAGGCAGAGTTCGGAGTAGCTAG
- a CDS encoding translation initiation factor IF-2 subunit beta translates to MLLLKSIKDYSYEELLDRAIQRLPSKKSSGEVFEIPRAEVLIVGGRTIVHNFSEIAEALGREKDIVQKYFVKELGVPAFLNEAGQLLLQGKFNASVINKLIEVFVEKYVKCPTCGAIHTKLAKKGKVFVMRCEACGAETTLSAF, encoded by the coding sequence GTGTTGCTTTTGAAGAGCATTAAGGACTATAGTTACGAGGAGCTGTTGGATAGGGCTATTCAGAGACTGCCGTCGAAGAAGAGCAGTGGGGAGGTCTTCGAAATACCGAGGGCCGAGGTCTTGATCGTTGGGGGAAGAACAATAGTCCATAACTTCTCAGAGATAGCTGAAGCCCTTGGCAGGGAGAAGGACATTGTTCAAAAATATTTTGTAAAGGAGCTCGGGGTTCCAGCTTTTCTCAACGAGGCTGGGCAATTACTGCTACAAGGCAAGTTTAATGCCTCAGTCATAAACAAGCTTATCGAGGTCTTTGTCGAGAAATATGTTAAATGCCCTACTTGCGGAGCCATTCACACAAAGCTTGCTAAGAAGGGCAAGGTTTTTGTGATGAGATGCGAGGCCTGTGGCGCAGAGACCACATTATCAGCTTTCTAG
- a CDS encoding DUF424 domain-containing protein: protein MEENGGRKTPAGLEYVSIRFSNDEVVVSVCDEEVLGRVLVDPEKGIRYVVDPLFYKGELKSVEEALEILSTATTGNLVGDRIVKAAVEKGIIHPDAVLVVENVPIAFFAII from the coding sequence ATGGAGGAGAATGGTGGTCGAAAAACCCCTGCAGGCTTAGAATATGTCAGCATACGGTTCTCGAACGATGAGGTAGTAGTTTCAGTGTGTGACGAAGAGGTTCTTGGAAGGGTTCTCGTAGACCCGGAGAAAGGTATTAGATATGTTGTAGACCCGTTGTTTTACAAGGGAGAGCTTAAAAGCGTTGAGGAAGCCTTGGAGATTCTTTCCACTGCTACAACCGGCAACCTGGTTGGCGATAGGATTGTTAAAGCAGCCGTGGAGAAGGGGATTATTCACCCTGACGCTGTCCTAGTGGTTGAAAATGTCCCGATAGCTTTCTTTGCAATCATATAG
- a CDS encoding 60S ribosomal export protein NMD3, translated as MRFCVRCGKEVSDEEIVGNYCVDCYVKHLTPFKDKPRLEVMVCPKCGAWFYKGEWNHPLEENEVLRRIAIWGSKRFLREEVEVLDVSVVKSLHKISASEHGVTLNYQLLIKGIHPVNFELEVPVRITYKPCPSCLARAGGSHKALVQVRVEGEVDIEELAEEVEELLVKAGLSSSVTEVEVVKEGVDVKFEDPVAARKLSSILSRKYGASTAESFRSTRFDAHEGKWRGVVTLSVRIPPVYKGMVVEYQGEVGVVEEVSKGLVKIRILETGEHVQTKVSGYWSGIIKPLPKAYLGGKYVVTSVDKNYVYLLNEDTGELREVSIKPGYSHLKTGDKVLLLSIEDKEYLIKESE; from the coding sequence GTGAGATTTTGCGTGCGATGTGGGAAAGAGGTATCCGACGAGGAAATTGTTGGAAATTATTGCGTTGACTGCTATGTTAAACACCTTACCCCGTTCAAGGATAAGCCCAGGCTGGAGGTAATGGTCTGCCCTAAGTGCGGAGCATGGTTTTACAAGGGGGAGTGGAATCATCCCTTGGAGGAAAACGAGGTTTTAAGAAGGATTGCGATATGGGGGTCTAAGCGTTTCCTCAGAGAGGAAGTTGAGGTTTTAGACGTCTCAGTGGTTAAGTCCTTGCACAAGATAAGCGCAAGCGAGCATGGTGTAACCTTGAACTATCAGTTATTAATAAAGGGTATTCACCCCGTGAACTTTGAGCTGGAGGTGCCTGTCAGGATAACCTATAAGCCATGCCCTTCATGCCTAGCTAGGGCAGGGGGTTCGCATAAGGCTTTGGTACAGGTAAGGGTTGAGGGAGAGGTGGATATTGAGGAGCTGGCCGAGGAGGTTGAAGAATTACTCGTGAAGGCTGGGCTATCCTCAAGCGTTACGGAGGTTGAGGTGGTTAAAGAAGGGGTTGACGTTAAGTTCGAAGATCCTGTTGCTGCGAGAAAGCTTTCAAGCATTCTGAGCAGGAAATATGGCGCGTCTACAGCGGAGTCTTTTAGATCAACCAGGTTCGACGCCCACGAGGGTAAGTGGAGGGGTGTTGTGACGCTTTCGGTGCGAATCCCGCCGGTGTACAAGGGTATGGTGGTCGAGTATCAGGGCGAGGTCGGGGTCGTGGAAGAGGTTTCGAAAGGACTGGTTAAGATAAGGATTCTTGAAACAGGGGAGCATGTTCAAACAAAAGTGTCAGGCTACTGGAGTGGGATTATTAAGCCGTTGCCAAAGGCTTACTTAGGCGGTAAGTACGTCGTGACCAGCGTTGATAAGAACTATGTCTACCTGCTAAACGAGGATACGGGAGAGCTGAGGGAGGTTTCGATTAAGCCAGGGTATTCTCATTTAAAAACCGGTGACAAAGTATTATTATTGTCAATAGAGGATAAAGAGTACTTGATAAAGGAGAGTGAATAG
- a CDS encoding translation initiation factor aIF-1A, whose translation MPKKDQGLGPSAETPLPGDDTVVCGVVRHLGGDYLLAKCMDGVDRKVRIPGKLRKRVWINEGDIILVGLWDFSPDKGEVVYKYGRNEINKLIEKGFLSKEFINALSEYL comes from the coding sequence TTGCCTAAGAAGGATCAAGGGCTAGGGCCCAGCGCGGAAACACCGCTCCCCGGCGACGACACAGTAGTTTGCGGAGTCGTAAGGCATCTCGGCGGGGACTACTTGCTAGCAAAATGTATGGATGGAGTGGATAGGAAGGTTAGAATACCGGGGAAGCTTAGGAAGAGAGTGTGGATTAACGAAGGAGACATAATTCTAGTCGGGCTATGGGACTTCAGTCCGGATAAGGGTGAAGTGGTTTACAAGTATGGCCGTAACGAGATAAACAAGCTGATTGAAAAAGGGTTTTTGAGCAAGGAGTTCATTAACGCTCTCAGTGAATACTTATGA
- a CDS encoding serine protein kinase RIO, whose protein sequence is MSEDVDRLLRRGEEEPRIKDADLYETVEEVFDASTVLTILSLIRKRVLKRISGVISAGKEARVYLGYAPDGRPLAVKIYLTSSAEFRKGILKYIAGDPRFQGVKTSDTRALIYAWTRKEYRNLVRMREAGVKVPEPVAFLNNVLVMEFLGEEGKRYPLLEEAYKELEREELEIIYKQVLEELEKIVCKARLVHGDFSEFNIMVKPDLDIAIIDVSQAVDYSHPNARDFLERDVRNINRFFKNEANIDVLSDEEVLEGLFKCLERRREDSF, encoded by the coding sequence ATGAGTGAAGACGTAGACAGGCTCCTTCGGAGAGGGGAGGAGGAGCCGAGAATAAAAGACGCGGACCTATACGAGACTGTTGAGGAAGTATTTGACGCGTCAACCGTTCTAACAATCCTCTCCCTAATCCGTAAAAGGGTTTTAAAGCGAATCTCAGGCGTGATCAGTGCTGGTAAAGAAGCAAGGGTTTACCTGGGTTATGCACCAGATGGTAGGCCGTTAGCTGTTAAAATATATTTGACAAGCTCAGCAGAGTTCAGGAAAGGGATTTTGAAATACATTGCTGGAGACCCAAGGTTTCAAGGAGTGAAAACCAGCGACACTAGAGCGTTGATCTATGCTTGGACGAGGAAAGAGTATAGAAATCTCGTGAGAATGAGGGAGGCAGGGGTTAAGGTTCCAGAACCGGTTGCCTTCCTCAACAATGTTTTAGTAATGGAATTTCTCGGAGAAGAGGGCAAGAGGTATCCTCTACTAGAGGAGGCCTATAAGGAGCTGGAGAGGGAGGAGCTAGAAATTATCTACAAACAGGTTTTAGAGGAGTTGGAAAAAATTGTTTGCAAGGCTAGACTCGTGCATGGGGATTTCTCAGAGTTCAACATAATGGTCAAGCCCGACCTTGACATAGCAATCATAGATGTAAGTCAAGCAGTCGACTACTCACATCCTAATGCGAGGGATTTTCTCGAAAGAGATGTTAGAAATATTAATAGGTTTTTCAAAAATGAAGCCAATATAGATGTTTTAAGTGATGAGGAGGTTTTAGAGGGATTGTTTAAATGTCTGGAGAGGAGAAGGGAAGATTCATTCTAG
- a CDS encoding KH domain-containing protein has product MSGEEKGRFILGVTRLYEKIPLERIGVLIGDNGRVKKEIEEKTRTTITIDSSTGGVVIEPALPTTTALELMKARDIVKAIGYGFSPERAMRLLEEDQVLVVIDVRQYVGDKPNHVARVLGRIIGEEGKARRTLEEMTGTFISIYEPYVAIVGDFETANIAKTAVEMLIQGRRHSTVYKYVENETFTLKRRRMRELWIKHSRIEAGEEGKREEK; this is encoded by the coding sequence ATGTCTGGAGAGGAGAAGGGAAGATTCATTCTAGGAGTTACAAGACTATATGAGAAAATACCCTTAGAGAGGATAGGGGTTTTAATAGGCGATAACGGCCGCGTTAAGAAGGAGATAGAGGAAAAAACTAGGACGACTATTACGATAGATTCTTCAACAGGCGGGGTGGTTATAGAGCCAGCCCTTCCAACAACCACTGCCCTCGAGCTCATGAAGGCGAGGGATATTGTTAAGGCGATAGGATACGGCTTTAGCCCCGAGAGGGCTATGAGGTTGCTGGAAGAGGACCAGGTGTTAGTGGTGATAGACGTTAGACAATATGTGGGGGACAAGCCTAACCACGTGGCAAGGGTTCTCGGAAGAATAATCGGTGAGGAGGGGAAGGCTAGGAGAACCCTTGAGGAAATGACGGGCACGTTTATATCAATATATGAGCCATACGTGGCTATTGTCGGGGATTTTGAAACAGCCAATATTGCTAAAACAGCCGTTGAAATGTTGATACAGGGGAGGAGGCATTCAACTGTTTACAAGTACGTTGAGAACGAGACGTTCACTTTAAAAAGGAGAAGAATGAGGGAGCTCTGGATTAAGCACTCGAGAATAGAAGCTGGTGAGGAAGGGAAGCGGGAGGAGAAATAG
- a CDS encoding EamA family transporter: protein MENWVLYALLDALMAALATIFAKIGLQHVDSLTGTALRSIVMMVFSIVVMLVFRGTNFVSSITSREAVFIVLSGVAGGASWVLYFLALQKGETTPVAIIDKSSLLFVIALSVIILHEQLTVKKIVASALMIAAIYLLVF from the coding sequence ATGGAAAATTGGGTGCTATACGCGTTGCTAGATGCTTTAATGGCGGCTCTTGCGACTATTTTCGCGAAAATAGGCCTTCAACACGTGGACTCGCTAACAGGCACAGCGTTAAGGTCAATAGTAATGATGGTTTTCTCAATAGTGGTTATGCTTGTCTTCAGGGGAACAAACTTCGTGTCAAGCATTACTTCGAGGGAAGCCGTGTTCATAGTGCTGAGCGGTGTGGCTGGAGGGGCGTCATGGGTACTTTACTTCCTCGCGCTCCAGAAGGGGGAGACAACGCCCGTAGCTATAATTGATAAGTCCAGCCTGTTGTTCGTGATAGCATTATCAGTAATCATTCTCCACGAGCAACTTACTGTTAAGAAAATCGTTGCAAGCGCGTTGATGATTGCCGCAATATATCTTCTCGTTTTTTAA
- a CDS encoding SPFH domain-containing protein, which yields MSRTNVIEWVNPGPEDILWVYPFEDIRWGSVLVVHEYETAVFMRDGKIYDVLPPGRHVLTTQNLPLLTRAFRLVAGYGETPFKARIVFVSLKQFRGKFGLSTRVKLGPRTLYMTELQSFGEFWYRVSDPVLFLTQVAGAVRELTSTAVADFIRNYFVETLIQEISKYTAIDIYTNLTQVTSRLKAGAIQDAFAQRGLELIDVKIAGITLPQLERMEKEDPTYGLPLLLAIQKGDEDKVLEIVKTVEVMRALGKSPAAGWMGALVAMPTLMQQAIPPTQPQQPQQVPSQPPQVPAQVQESPIVAKLRELKKMLDEGLITQEEYDQLRKELLEKYRKEM from the coding sequence GTGAGCAGGACGAACGTTATAGAATGGGTTAACCCGGGTCCCGAGGACATTTTATGGGTCTACCCGTTCGAGGACATTAGATGGGGAAGCGTACTAGTAGTGCACGAGTATGAGACAGCAGTGTTCATGCGGGATGGGAAGATTTACGACGTTCTCCCTCCCGGTAGGCACGTACTGACAACTCAGAACCTGCCGCTTCTCACAAGGGCTTTCAGACTTGTTGCAGGCTACGGCGAGACACCGTTCAAGGCCAGGATAGTATTTGTATCGTTGAAGCAGTTCAGGGGGAAGTTCGGGCTGTCGACAAGAGTGAAGCTAGGCCCGCGCACACTTTACATGACGGAGCTCCAGAGCTTTGGGGAATTCTGGTACAGGGTTTCAGACCCGGTTCTCTTTCTAACACAAGTAGCGGGAGCAGTTAGAGAGTTAACGTCAACCGCGGTGGCTGATTTTATAAGAAACTACTTCGTGGAGACGTTGATACAGGAGATCAGCAAGTACACTGCAATAGACATCTACACCAACCTCACCCAGGTAACCTCTAGGCTGAAAGCTGGAGCGATTCAGGATGCATTCGCCCAGAGAGGGTTAGAGCTAATCGATGTTAAGATAGCTGGTATAACGCTACCCCAGCTTGAGAGAATGGAGAAGGAGGATCCGACATACGGGCTACCCCTCCTACTCGCAATCCAGAAGGGGGATGAGGACAAGGTATTGGAGATTGTCAAAACGGTCGAAGTCATGAGGGCTCTCGGTAAATCCCCGGCGGCGGGCTGGATGGGGGCCCTTGTAGCCATGCCCACCTTAATGCAACAGGCTATCCCGCCGACACAGCCGCAGCAACCTCAGCAGGTGCCTTCTCAGCCACCGCAAGTGCCGGCCCAGGTGCAGGAAAGCCCGATTGTAGCTAAGCTTAGAGAGCTGAAGAAAATGCTTGACGAAGGCTTGATAACCCAGGAGGAGTATGACCAGTTGAGGAAGGAGCTCCTTGAAAAGTATAGGAAGGAGATGTAG
- a CDS encoding alanyl-tRNA editing protein, producing the protein MVDLYSWLKRADSTELLYLDNSYLKTVSVSLLDYACDKPGKCYLVFDKTIFHPKTGGQGSDTGWVRGESFEFRVEKALMVGNVVAHYGRVVGGELPVKGSPVTLELDWEPRYRAMRLHTAGHILDYAVMRVYEGHVNTLEARHSPPDAYIEYEVKHASEKIAEEILREAARIVEEARKVRAFWVSWEELSTKIYNAPNLQRLPRTSKYRIVEIEGVNAIPCTGTHVSNTREVGRVELVRLEETVRGLKLYYDVD; encoded by the coding sequence ATGGTGGATCTTTACTCTTGGCTTAAGAGAGCAGACAGCACCGAGCTTCTCTACCTTGATAATTCGTATTTGAAAACGGTGTCGGTAAGCCTCCTCGACTACGCATGTGATAAACCAGGGAAATGCTACCTTGTATTCGACAAGACGATCTTCCACCCGAAAACCGGGGGGCAGGGAAGTGATACTGGCTGGGTCAGAGGCGAGAGCTTCGAGTTCAGGGTTGAGAAAGCACTTATGGTTGGAAATGTCGTAGCACACTACGGTAGAGTTGTGGGAGGGGAGTTGCCGGTGAAAGGCTCCCCGGTCACGCTTGAACTTGACTGGGAGCCTCGTTACAGAGCCATGAGGCTTCACACAGCAGGACACATCCTGGACTATGCTGTGATGAGAGTTTACGAGGGACACGTTAACACTCTCGAAGCCCGACACTCCCCTCCAGATGCTTACATCGAGTATGAGGTTAAGCACGCCTCAGAAAAGATTGCTGAAGAAATTCTCAGAGAAGCCGCGAGAATAGTGGAGGAGGCTAGAAAGGTCAGAGCCTTCTGGGTCAGCTGGGAAGAGCTTTCAACGAAAATTTACAACGCCCCAAATCTTCAGAGATTGCCAAGGACAAGCAAGTATAGAATAGTTGAGATTGAAGGGGTTAACGCAATTCCTTGCACAGGAACACACGTATCTAATACTAGGGAGGTTGGAAGAGTTGAATTAGTAAGGTTAGAGGAAACTGTTAGAGGTTTAAAGCTATACTACGATGTTGACTGA
- a CDS encoding ABC transporter permease, with protein MNPVLYDFKRAFIRPTTIIALAVFILVGIGLSYLVTISLSMSAGAIYPMFLAKLDVETGEFTIYYVAYDSEANPTTAHVEVSILFGKLESLEIVKTFTFNAKGYHVFQASLDSDVLGLLSEKPLYLRVASSTPFGFMEMTTIFPPKNNKTMSAFSGDIFISNGEAVGSILAVGMAFLKNSELIITLLSELPSEGFELYYALSSGLGEGGFDEALLAGNVSTGLTVFRINLSELGVNITDTTMVTLYLKDPEGVTYTSKPGLIIRVKTGVTQRRITNVAAGSAGIGLFSQFFPIVVLYLAYTLVAKPKGMGALEFLIARPVTRLEIYVTRFLAGVLTAPVSTGVFLIALNSSIFLLTGYSIEASNMLILFLGIAGSLIAFYSVCYMVSTILSGGRYLAVSIFLYLFFTMIMGILVYVTAYLMYGLTPRLSEELLKMQYTAYYFNPLGLTSFATYYVNKTISPENFPDVPVVNPYLVVVAGVAWTLLPAVTGWILFRKANLSK; from the coding sequence GTGAACCCTGTATTGTATGATTTTAAAAGAGCGTTTATACGCCCGACAACGATCATAGCATTAGCTGTCTTCATCCTCGTCGGCATCGGGCTATCATACCTGGTGACTATCAGCCTCAGCATGAGCGCGGGAGCTATTTACCCAATGTTTCTTGCGAAGCTTGACGTTGAAACCGGGGAGTTTACCATTTACTATGTTGCCTACGACTCGGAAGCGAATCCAACCACAGCCCATGTAGAGGTTAGCATCCTCTTTGGTAAGCTGGAAAGCCTTGAGATCGTGAAAACGTTCACTTTCAACGCAAAAGGCTACCATGTCTTCCAAGCATCCCTGGACTCCGATGTTCTGGGATTACTGTCTGAGAAGCCATTGTATCTCCGGGTAGCTTCTTCAACACCTTTTGGATTTATGGAAATGACAACGATTTTCCCACCGAAAAACAATAAAACAATGTCCGCTTTCTCCGGCGATATTTTCATTTCCAATGGCGAAGCCGTTGGGTCAATTCTCGCAGTGGGTATGGCGTTCCTGAAAAATAGCGAACTAATTATCACGTTGTTGAGTGAGTTACCTAGTGAGGGTTTTGAGCTATACTATGCTTTATCCTCGGGGTTAGGAGAGGGGGGATTTGATGAAGCTTTATTAGCCGGGAATGTTTCAACAGGGCTTACAGTTTTCAGAATCAATTTGTCGGAACTAGGTGTGAATATTACTGATACCACTATGGTCACACTCTATCTAAAAGACCCCGAGGGCGTCACCTACACTAGCAAACCAGGACTTATTATTAGAGTGAAAACAGGGGTTACTCAGCGGCGTATAACAAATGTTGCGGCTGGATCAGCCGGGATTGGTCTCTTCTCCCAATTCTTCCCAATAGTGGTTTTATACCTCGCATATACTCTCGTTGCAAAGCCGAAAGGGATGGGAGCGCTAGAATTCCTCATAGCCCGCCCTGTTACAAGGCTAGAAATCTATGTTACAAGGTTTTTAGCCGGGGTTTTAACGGCACCGGTGTCGACGGGGGTTTTCCTAATCGCGCTCAACTCAAGTATATTCCTACTCACCGGCTATAGTATTGAAGCATCGAATATGTTGATACTGTTTCTAGGCATAGCTGGCTCACTAATAGCCTTTTACAGCGTCTGCTACATGGTTTCAACAATATTGAGCGGGGGCAGGTATCTTGCTGTTTCAATCTTCCTATACTTATTCTTTACAATGATCATGGGAATACTGGTCTATGTCACAGCATACTTAATGTACGGATTGACCCCCAGGCTGAGTGAAGAGTTGTTAAAGATGCAGTATACCGCTTACTATTTCAACCCGCTCGGTTTAACTAGCTTCGCAACCTACTATGTAAACAAAACCATATCCCCAGAAAACTTCCCTGATGTTCCCGTTGTAAACCCATATTTAGTAGTGGTTGCCGGGGTCGCTTGGACACTGTTACCAGCCGTGACAGGTTGGATCCTCTTCAGGAAGGCAAATCTTTCAAAGTAG
- a CDS encoding ABC transporter ATP-binding protein: MIEVNSVSKFFGRLKALDNVSFKVGNGEIAGYVGLNGAGKTTTVRIAVGVLPPDSGDVFIDGLSITREKKKASERIGWVPELPIFETDFKALDYYVYLAGYYGIPPGEARRMGREALEMLGLGDALNTKLAAYSQGMKKRFALAVSLINDPPNFIFDEVLNGLDPKGIVFFRDLAIKFKKQGKAVLFSSHILSEVEGIADKVVFIHRGKIIGVYTMSEILNMARPSLIIKVDRVEESVSILEKYGRVETKGEHVVVSGLNTSPSAVIKELVDSGFNVLEVRSEERSLEEFFFNLIKDKGD; the protein is encoded by the coding sequence TTGATAGAGGTTAACAGTGTTTCAAAGTTTTTTGGAAGACTTAAAGCGCTTGACAACGTCTCCTTCAAAGTAGGTAACGGAGAGATAGCGGGTTACGTTGGTTTAAATGGTGCGGGCAAAACCACTACTGTAAGGATAGCCGTAGGGGTTCTCCCCCCTGACTCCGGCGACGTGTTCATTGATGGGCTATCGATAACCAGGGAGAAGAAGAAAGCCTCAGAGAGAATTGGATGGGTTCCAGAGCTTCCTATTTTTGAAACAGATTTCAAAGCTCTAGACTACTATGTGTATCTCGCAGGCTACTACGGCATACCTCCGGGCGAAGCGAGAAGAATGGGGAGAGAGGCTTTGGAAATGCTGGGCCTTGGAGACGCGTTAAACACAAAGCTCGCAGCCTACTCGCAGGGAATGAAGAAGCGTTTTGCCCTTGCAGTATCATTGATCAATGATCCTCCAAACTTTATTTTTGATGAGGTTTTAAACGGTCTAGATCCTAAGGGAATAGTTTTCTTCAGAGACCTTGCGATAAAATTTAAAAAACAGGGTAAAGCTGTCTTATTCTCCTCCCATATTTTGAGCGAGGTTGAGGGGATAGCTGACAAAGTAGTATTCATCCACAGAGGGAAGATCATTGGCGTGTATACTATGAGCGAGATCCTAAACATGGCGAGACCATCCTTGATCATAAAAGTTGACAGGGTTGAGGAATCCGTCAGCATTCTCGAAAAATATGGTCGCGTTGAAACCAAGGGTGAACACGTGGTGGTTTCAGGGTTGAACACTTCACCGAGCGCGGTGATTAAGGAGCTTGTTGACAGCGGTTTTAACGTGCTGGAGGTTAGGAGTGAGGAAAGAAGTCTTGAAGAATTCTTCTTCAATCTAATAAAAGATAAGGGTGATTGA
- a CDS encoding DMT family transporter: MDYIAPVIASLTWSINPAVISRYRDHIKPVLFTGFRALAALSFLIPFTIWVNPGLTGFTATSIIVVMLSAVLGPGIGDASYTRAIQILGGSLAVVVSYTYIFVSQVIAIVFLGEPLRFSVIAGSLIAFAGIVIASVNGNGGRISLNGLAYAATASITWGIATSLIKVALLYADTLILTVMRLGFIAIFFIPAGLIVEGGPGEADTRPLIKASLITGVLGWSIGMLLFIYSINRIGVSATAVATALTPVLSQLTVKLLSREKPTLKTLAGALLISSGIVVSILFP, from the coding sequence ATGGATTACATTGCACCAGTGATTGCCTCGCTAACTTGGAGCATAAACCCCGCGGTCATATCAAGGTATAGGGATCACATTAAGCCAGTATTGTTCACAGGGTTCAGGGCCCTAGCCGCGCTTTCTTTTCTAATCCCCTTCACAATCTGGGTCAACCCGGGTCTAACAGGGTTCACCGCTACCTCTATCATCGTGGTAATGCTCTCTGCTGTACTGGGTCCTGGTATAGGGGATGCCTCATATACTAGGGCTATCCAGATTCTAGGCGGCTCCCTTGCCGTGGTCGTGAGCTACACCTACATATTCGTCTCCCAGGTAATAGCGATAGTGTTTTTAGGCGAGCCTTTAAGATTCTCCGTGATTGCAGGGAGCCTCATAGCTTTCGCAGGCATCGTTATCGCATCAGTCAATGGAAACGGTGGAAGGATCAGCCTGAATGGTCTAGCGTACGCTGCAACAGCCTCTATAACATGGGGTATCGCGACATCATTGATAAAAGTAGCCCTCTTATATGCTGATACATTAATCCTTACAGTGATGAGGCTGGGCTTCATAGCCATATTCTTCATCCCGGCGGGATTAATCGTGGAGGGAGGTCCTGGAGAGGCAGATACAAGACCGTTGATCAAGGCTTCTCTTATAACGGGGGTTTTAGGGTGGAGCATAGGAATGCTCCTATTCATATACTCAATTAACAGGATAGGCGTCTCAGCTACTGCCGTTGCCACAGCGTTAACCCCCGTGTTATCCCAGCTCACGGTCAAGCTTCTATCCAGGGAGAAGCCAACGTTGAAAACCCTTGCTGGAGCATTACTGATCTCATCAGGAATAGTAGTATCTATCCTCTTTCCTTGA